In Bacillus sp. Cs-700, one genomic interval encodes:
- a CDS encoding LysR family transcriptional regulator, with the protein MSSEYQVLSILAEEANMRRAAERLYVSQPALSQRLQSIEKAWGVPIFLRSQRGLTITPAGERIIAFANDTIRREEKVFEALTALSSEVHGTLKLAVASIIGQYWLPAVLKKFVEHYPSVKISLVTGWSSDILRYLYEDDIHIGIIRGKPDWRGRSQYLLSDELYLVDTAIQSMEELKETEKPFIQFKSDSTYFQEIQEWWQTQSFAPPKKTIVVDQIETCKQMALNGIGYAILPSISITENDKEYFRIPLKDGEGLPLKRDTWLLTNDTAMQLKQVQKFVELLSE; encoded by the coding sequence ATGAGCTCTGAATATCAAGTGTTATCGATCCTAGCTGAAGAAGCAAATATGCGGAGAGCCGCTGAAAGATTGTATGTTTCCCAACCAGCTTTAAGTCAACGACTACAATCAATTGAAAAAGCGTGGGGTGTTCCGATTTTTCTTCGATCCCAAAGAGGATTAACGATTACACCAGCAGGTGAGCGAATTATTGCTTTTGCGAATGATACGATTCGGAGAGAAGAAAAAGTGTTTGAAGCGTTGACTGCCTTAAGTTCAGAAGTTCACGGAACGTTAAAATTAGCTGTTGCGTCGATTATTGGACAATATTGGCTTCCTGCAGTGTTGAAGAAGTTTGTTGAACATTATCCAAGCGTAAAAATCTCACTTGTCACCGGATGGAGCAGTGACATTTTACGCTACTTGTATGAAGATGATATTCACATTGGGATCATTCGTGGAAAGCCCGATTGGCGAGGGAGAAGTCAGTACTTGCTTTCAGATGAGCTTTATCTAGTGGATACAGCGATTCAATCGATGGAAGAGCTGAAGGAAACAGAAAAACCGTTTATACAGTTTAAGAGTGATTCGACTTATTTTCAGGAAATACAAGAGTGGTGGCAAACTCAGTCATTCGCACCCCCAAAGAAAACGATCGTCGTCGATCAAATTGAAACGTGTAAGCAGATGGCGTTAAATGGGATCGGCTATGCCATACTACCTTCGATTAGCATTACAGAGAATGATAAAGAGTATTTTCGCATTCCTCTTAAAGATGGTGAAGGATTGCCATTAAAGAGAGATACGTGGTTATTAACCAATGATACCGCAATGCAATTGAAGCAAGTTCAAAAGTTTGTGGAATTATTAAGTGAATAG